Proteins from one Novosphingobium pentaromativorans US6-1 genomic window:
- a CDS encoding cytochrome b: MTSPSKNPIDRYSRTAVILHWWIAAFIVGNLALGFVMIRIVPLAMRPILMPVHAWIGLTVLLLTVARIGWRLSHSAPPTPYSYKTWERGLARAVHALFYILMLALPITGYLILSANPPNPAWRLMFWGIIHVPYFEPLQAMEPVSQKIVHGRFVFVHLIGAFTILITLILHIAGVVKHQLLDGDDILARMMLKKRAD, translated from the coding sequence GTGACCAGCCCGTCAAAGAACCCGATAGATCGATACAGCCGCACGGCAGTGATCCTGCATTGGTGGATTGCGGCATTTATTGTCGGCAATCTCGCACTCGGCTTTGTGATGATCAGAATTGTCCCGCTTGCAATGCGACCCATCCTGATGCCGGTACACGCGTGGATCGGGTTGACCGTTTTGCTGCTCACCGTCGCGCGCATCGGCTGGCGCCTCAGCCATTCAGCTCCACCGACGCCATACTCTTACAAGACCTGGGAACGCGGTCTGGCGCGTGCCGTACATGCTCTCTTCTACATTCTCATGCTAGCGCTGCCGATCACGGGCTATCTCATTCTGTCAGCCAACCCACCCAATCCAGCGTGGCGCCTGATGTTCTGGGGCATCATCCACGTGCCCTATTTTGAACCGCTGCAGGCAATGGAGCCTGTCTCACAGAAGATCGTTCACGGCAGGTTTGTCTTTGTTCACCTGATCGGCGCGTTCACAATCCTGATTACCCTTATTCTCCATATAGCAGGCGTTGTGAAACATCAGCTACTGGATGGTGACGACATCCTGGCCCGAATGATGCTGAAAAAGCGGGCCGACTAG
- a CDS encoding FCD domain-containing protein, with protein MPTQKKTVGRGRPKKADPSDMDQGASETVDTEPTDLRARLRDDVISCVLAPGQRLKLDELRSCYNASVGSLREALTHMVFEGLVSAEANRGFCVAQISLSDLDDITEVRLDIERKALAQSIEHGDDQWEADIVAAYHMMVKVEAAVTSPTNRRIWVERHSRFHEALIAACPSNWLLRFRSLLFDQAQRYRTLSVRKSPAPGRIDEHRKLLEAVLERDTEKACEIIENHIRGTAENARKWLIENGMR; from the coding sequence ATGCCGACACAGAAAAAGACTGTCGGGCGAGGTCGTCCCAAAAAGGCCGACCCGTCCGATATGGACCAAGGCGCCAGCGAAACGGTCGATACCGAACCGACCGACTTGCGCGCACGTCTGCGTGACGATGTGATCAGTTGTGTGCTCGCCCCCGGTCAGCGGCTCAAGCTGGATGAACTCAGGTCGTGCTATAATGCCAGCGTCGGCAGCCTGCGTGAAGCGCTGACCCACATGGTGTTCGAGGGGCTGGTTTCGGCGGAAGCGAACCGGGGTTTCTGCGTCGCGCAGATTTCCCTCTCTGACCTCGACGACATCACCGAGGTCCGGCTGGATATCGAAAGGAAGGCGCTCGCCCAGTCGATCGAACATGGCGATGATCAATGGGAGGCGGATATCGTTGCCGCCTATCACATGATGGTCAAAGTGGAGGCGGCAGTCACTTCGCCGACCAACCGGCGGATTTGGGTTGAGCGTCACAGCCGCTTTCACGAAGCGCTGATCGCCGCGTGCCCATCGAACTGGTTGCTGCGATTCCGCAGTCTGCTGTTCGATCAGGCACAGCGCTATCGGACGCTGTCAGTACGCAAGAGCCCTGCCCCCGGCCGCATCGACGAACATCGCAAGCTTCTAGAAGCTGTGCTCGAACGGGATACGGAGAAGGCTTGCGAGATCATCGAAAACCACATTCGCGGTACAGCAGAAAACGCTCGCAAATGGCTGATAGAAAATGGGATGCGCTGA
- a CDS encoding fumarylacetoacetate hydrolase family protein, translating to MKFVSYEVDGRASYGLVRDGQIVDLGARFGETSPDLKSFITEEGWQERCKALLETETGDYSYDSVKQLPVIPNPEKILCVALNYHDHIAEADKALPGGREVPKYPVMFARMPDSVTGHNQDIERPKVSTHLDFEAEMAVVIGKPTPRYVKPEDALQYVFGYSAMNEGSVRDYQFHSRQLTPGKNFYHSGSIGPWLVTADEIPDPQVLDIEFRLNGKVLQKANTSDMIFSVAALITYITEWIPLKPGDIIASGTMGGVGFTREPPIFMKPGDRAEVEISKIGLLVNDIIDEV from the coding sequence ATGAAATTCGTCAGTTATGAAGTAGACGGCCGCGCCAGCTACGGGCTGGTTCGAGATGGCCAGATCGTTGATCTGGGCGCGCGCTTCGGCGAGACATCTCCTGATCTCAAGAGCTTCATCACCGAAGAGGGCTGGCAGGAACGCTGCAAAGCACTACTGGAGACCGAAACGGGGGACTATTCCTATGACAGCGTAAAGCAGCTGCCGGTCATTCCCAACCCGGAAAAAATCCTGTGCGTTGCGCTCAACTATCACGACCATATCGCTGAGGCTGACAAGGCACTGCCCGGCGGACGTGAAGTGCCCAAATATCCCGTGATGTTTGCGCGGATGCCCGATTCCGTTACCGGACATAATCAGGACATTGAGCGTCCGAAGGTTTCCACACACCTTGATTTCGAAGCGGAAATGGCAGTCGTCATCGGCAAGCCGACACCTCGCTACGTCAAGCCGGAAGACGCGTTGCAATATGTTTTCGGCTACAGCGCGATGAACGAAGGAAGCGTGCGCGACTATCAGTTCCACTCACGGCAGTTAACGCCGGGCAAGAATTTCTACCATTCGGGTTCCATCGGGCCGTGGCTGGTCACCGCCGACGAAATCCCCGACCCTCAGGTTCTGGACATCGAATTCCGCCTGAACGGCAAAGTGCTGCAAAAGGCCAATACCAGCGACATGATCTTCAGTGTAGCCGCGCTGATCACATACATCACCGAATGGATTCCGTTGAAGCCCGGCGACATTATCGCCAGCGGCACGATGGGGGGTGTCGGCTTTACCCGCGAACCGCCGATCTTCATGAAGCCTGGAGATCGTGCTGAGGTGGAGATCAGCAAGATCGGTTTGCTGGTAAACGATATTATTGACGAGGTTTGA
- a CDS encoding amino acid synthesis family protein has translation MSALLQCRKTVVMIEDVRHDGGPVLAAPLRKGAAAAVVNNPYAGRYVEDLIEWMESLRPLGLELAERLLDALGFQAADVQAFGKGAIVGVNGEIEHAAVWHAPGGHGMRQLLDARGFVTSGQIIGTIGAHLHIPLASVHSPWVRSHFDGVDITISDAPKPDELVFAVAMSNGGRPHARIGGLSFAEAADGQGPKF, from the coding sequence GTGAGCGCGCTGCTCCAATGCCGCAAGACGGTGGTGATGATCGAGGACGTTCGTCACGACGGCGGTCCCGTTCTTGCCGCCCCCCTTCGAAAGGGAGCGGCCGCGGCGGTCGTCAACAACCCCTATGCCGGACGCTATGTCGAGGACCTCATCGAATGGATGGAATCGCTGCGGCCGCTCGGTCTCGAGCTGGCTGAAAGGCTGCTCGACGCACTGGGCTTCCAGGCCGCGGACGTACAGGCTTTCGGCAAGGGCGCCATCGTCGGCGTAAACGGCGAGATCGAACACGCCGCCGTCTGGCATGCGCCGGGCGGCCATGGCATGCGACAATTGCTGGATGCGCGCGGTTTTGTCACCAGCGGGCAGATCATCGGCACCATCGGTGCGCATCTGCATATCCCGCTAGCCTCGGTGCACAGTCCCTGGGTCCGCAGCCATTTCGACGGCGTCGACATCACCATTTCGGACGCTCCCAAACCCGATGAACTCGTCTTCGCCGTGGCGATGAGCAACGGCGGACGGCCCCATGCAAGGATCGGCGGACTCAGCTTTGCCGAAGCCGCGGACGGCCAGGGGCCGAAATTCTGA
- a CDS encoding VOC family protein: MSNLTHIGIFTDRPVEMEQFYRGVLHLVVSDTGIGNHFKRRIIFMTGNPEHHHQFVLVVREEGDPPGGALFQVSFKMASLSELRAVAARAESAGARGIRPLNHGNSWSVYFNDPDGNMIEIYTDTGWHVAQPFGDPLDLSWSDEEIVARTEQRLKECEGVEPQAQWAAKMAARLAEVRK; encoded by the coding sequence ATGTCAAACCTCACTCACATCGGAATTTTCACCGACAGACCAGTCGAGATGGAGCAATTTTATCGCGGCGTGCTGCACCTGGTCGTGTCCGACACGGGCATCGGAAACCACTTCAAGCGCCGAATCATCTTCATGACTGGCAACCCGGAACACCATCATCAGTTCGTTCTGGTGGTGCGCGAGGAGGGCGATCCACCCGGCGGTGCGTTGTTCCAGGTTTCGTTCAAAATGGCCTCGCTCTCGGAGTTGCGCGCCGTTGCGGCCCGCGCCGAATCCGCCGGCGCCCGAGGCATTCGTCCGCTCAATCACGGCAACAGCTGGTCAGTGTATTTCAACGACCCGGACGGCAACATGATCGAGATCTACACCGACACCGGCTGGCACGTAGCGCAGCCCTTCGGTGACCCGCTCGACCTGTCATGGAGCGATGAGGAAATCGTGGCGCGAACCGAACAACGGCTCAAAGAGTGCGAGGGCGTGGAACCTCAAGCGCAATGGGCAGCAAAAATGGCGGCCCGGCTTGCGGAGGTGCGCAAGTGA